The sequence TTCAGCGAAGGCAATTCTGCTGAACATCCCGCTTCCACATGCGGAGGTGATGAAGGCGGTCATCGAGACGTGCCGGCAGAATAAAATCCAGGACGGCTATATTCGACTGGTGGTGACCCGCGGAGTGGGCACGCTGGGGCTGAACCCGAACCGGTGCACCGATCCGTCGGTCATCATTATCGCGGACAAAATCCAGCTCTATCCCCACGAACTTTACGAAAAGGGAATGGAGATCGTCACGGTGGCGACCACGCGGAATCTGCACAGCGCGCTGAATCCGGCCATCAAGTCGTTGAATTACCTGAACAACGTGCTGGCGAAGATCGAGGCCAA is a genomic window of Candidatus Angelobacter sp. containing:
- a CDS encoding aminotransferase class IV, which gives rise to MKIYVDGKYCDEKSARVSVFDHGLLYGDGIFEGIRAYNGRVFKLKEHIDRLFCSAKAILLNIPLPHAEVMKAVIETCRQNKIQDGYIRLVVTRGVGTLGLNPNRCTDPSVIIIADKIQLYPHELYEKGMEIVTVATTRNLHSALNPAIKSLNYLNNVLAKIEANNAGCEEAVMLNAEGFVAECTGDNIFIVKSGGLLTPPLSAGALYGITR